In Candidatus Binatia bacterium, one DNA window encodes the following:
- a CDS encoding HAMP domain-containing sensor histidine kinase, producing MSSAPAEESLPHSPLSRAENFRSRLLIGSTVILFSNLIFAGADLLLVSSNLLAIWACKLVQILEIFWVRYRLRNGARMPEMNFLGMLLVSTVLAMTALSGYISQETETTQILAIAILFASAGIVPWPRGSQLIVALVAVGAISAQQILMEPRPSLGLLAVWSGAACSVLMADLLNRRRAQVEDSERVARRREREQREITDILLSGSSSVVGGLGQGDLMTFFCETLSRQLGCRWVLAIETRVEDNGRIALPVAQFGLPDRDWASLQGVPMDRSLDGLIEPRYRGEVAEIRVPRNRLGRGGEDDAELSVLLIRLRNSDDAGVVLTAWRDASAGPFGERERTIAQGMAPLLSASLEQRRLLGELEATQVWQQNFLASLSHELRTPLNIILGYMEMLLDQDLPVSEVEARELQEKVKWNASNQLRLVNEALELSRQDESGAVVIRRDDVDLRALLEQSLEEANLQARGKNVRIVGGFPAELPRIRTDAVKLRIILGNLLDNARKFTHEGAISLQVEILADTITFRVRDTGRGIAPDVLPELFRAFRQGERGDPGGLGLGLYIVRRLVQSLNGEVTVTSELGTGSQFSVELPLVLSEDADP from the coding sequence ATGAGTTCCGCGCCGGCAGAAGAATCGCTGCCACATTCTCCACTTTCGCGTGCCGAGAATTTTCGCTCCCGTTTGCTGATCGGTTCGACAGTCATCCTGTTTTCGAACCTTATCTTTGCTGGGGCAGATCTGTTGCTTGTCTCCTCGAACCTGCTGGCGATCTGGGCCTGCAAGCTGGTCCAGATTTTAGAGATTTTCTGGGTTCGCTACCGACTCCGCAATGGGGCCCGAATGCCGGAGATGAATTTCCTCGGCATGCTCCTGGTCTCGACGGTTCTCGCGATGACCGCGCTCTCCGGCTATATTTCGCAGGAGACCGAGACGACACAGATTCTCGCGATCGCGATCCTGTTCGCGTCGGCGGGCATTGTGCCGTGGCCACGAGGTTCGCAGCTGATTGTCGCGCTGGTCGCGGTTGGCGCGATTTCAGCCCAGCAAATATTGATGGAGCCGAGACCCTCGTTGGGGCTTCTGGCGGTGTGGAGCGGGGCGGCTTGTTCGGTGCTGATGGCCGACCTCCTCAATCGTCGTCGCGCGCAGGTTGAAGATAGCGAGCGAGTCGCTCGTCGTCGCGAGCGCGAGCAGCGAGAGATCACGGATATTCTCTTATCCGGTAGCTCTTCTGTTGTCGGGGGGCTTGGTCAGGGCGATTTGATGACTTTTTTCTGCGAAACTCTGTCGCGCCAATTGGGTTGTCGCTGGGTCCTCGCCATCGAGACTCGCGTGGAGGACAATGGTCGTATTGCGTTGCCGGTGGCGCAATTCGGGCTTCCCGATAGAGATTGGGCAAGTTTGCAAGGCGTACCGATGGACCGATCCCTCGATGGACTGATTGAGCCTCGATACCGGGGCGAGGTGGCCGAGATTCGTGTGCCCCGGAACCGGCTGGGTCGGGGAGGCGAAGATGATGCTGAACTCTCTGTCTTATTGATTCGTCTGCGAAACTCCGATGATGCCGGGGTCGTCCTTACGGCGTGGCGGGATGCCTCTGCGGGTCCGTTTGGCGAGCGGGAACGGACGATCGCACAAGGAATGGCTCCCCTGCTGTCCGCGTCTCTGGAGCAGCGAAGGTTGCTTGGAGAATTGGAGGCAACGCAAGTTTGGCAACAAAACTTCCTCGCGAGTCTCAGCCACGAACTGCGCACGCCGCTCAACATTATACTTGGCTATATGGAAATGCTGCTGGATCAGGACCTCCCCGTCTCGGAGGTGGAAGCGCGCGAGCTTCAGGAAAAGGTCAAGTGGAACGCGAGCAACCAACTGCGCCTGGTGAACGAAGCCCTCGAGTTGAGTCGCCAGGACGAATCGGGCGCGGTGGTCATTCGTCGCGATGATGTCGACCTGCGTGCGCTTCTCGAGCAGAGTCTCGAGGAGGCCAACCTGCAGGCTCGTGGGAAGAATGTGCGTATTGTCGGAGGTTTTCCTGCGGAATTGCCCAGAATTCGAACGGATGCGGTAAAGTTGCGGATCATTTTGGGCAATTTGCTCGACAATGCGAGGAAGTTCACCCACGAGGGCGCCATCTCCTTACAGGTTGAAATATTGGCGGACACGATCACTTTTCGGGTTCGCGACACCGGCCGGGGCATTGCACCCGACGTGCTGCCCGAACTTTTTCGGGCGTTCCGGCAAGGAGAGCGGGGCGACCCCGGAGGGCTGGGCCTCGGGCTCTATATCGTGCGCAGGCTGGTACAGTCTCTCAACGGTGAGGTTACGGTCACCTCCGAGTTGGGGACCGGCTCGCAGTTCTCTGTCGAATTACCTCTGGTGCTTTCCGAAGACGCGGACCCATAA
- a CDS encoding nuclear transport factor 2 family protein encodes MSPDKNKDLVLLFWHTVYETREYDRVGEFFHDEGRYEDVPIPDGTGIGPDGITYKLRLGHEPVEAFDHEIHRIVAEGDTVMTEHTETWKFHTGEIIPLPFVSIHVVRDTRFILWRDYSNMATVLENAPQWWLEHITKADTTKFQPNN; translated from the coding sequence ATGAGCCCCGACAAGAATAAGGATCTGGTGCTGCTTTTCTGGCACACCGTCTATGAGACGCGTGAGTACGACCGCGTCGGAGAATTCTTCCATGACGAGGGGCGATACGAGGATGTGCCGATACCCGACGGCACCGGCATCGGTCCGGACGGGATCACCTACAAACTGCGCCTCGGCCACGAACCTGTCGAGGCATTCGATCACGAAATCCACCGGATCGTCGCCGAGGGAGATACCGTGATGACCGAACACACCGAGACGTGGAAGTTTCATACCGGAGAAATCATCCCGCTACCCTTTGTCTCGATTCACGTCGTGCGAGACACCCGATTCATACTCTGGCGAGACTATTCCAATATGGCGACAGTACTCGAAAACGCTCCGCAATGGTGGCTGGAGCACATCACGAAGGCCGACACTACAAAATTTCAGCCCAACAACTGA
- a CDS encoding alcohol dehydrogenase catalytic domain-containing protein, whose amino-acid sequence MAPETQNIQAAICREFGKPLSLETVSLAPPGADDILVRIEACAICHSDISFIDGEWGGTLPSIWGHEAAGTIESVGSNVPHLQCGDRVVVTLVRSCGNCHYCDREAHVACESEFALDQSSPLTDAAGQVLGHGLRTGAFAEKVVVHASQVVPIPADLPAAAASLLACGVLTGWGAVTQTAKMPSGASALVIGLGGVGLNTLQAIRHVGGSPAMVIDPSPAKRSTAMKFGATAASDIDQAAARAMVQAATAGRGAEYVFVTAGAPGAFQQGLSLLAPTGTLVIVGMPANGVEASISPGNIAAAGQKILGSKMGSTVIARDVPPLVEAYREGRLKLDELVSGRYPLAQINAAIEDVKSGNAIRNVIIFEPTATASNDQGEIDP is encoded by the coding sequence ATGGCACCAGAAACTCAAAACATTCAGGCCGCGATCTGCCGCGAATTCGGCAAACCGCTCTCGCTGGAAACAGTCTCCCTGGCACCACCGGGAGCGGACGATATTCTTGTACGCATAGAAGCCTGCGCGATCTGCCATAGCGACATTTCTTTCATCGACGGGGAATGGGGTGGCACCCTCCCCTCGATCTGGGGGCACGAGGCCGCGGGAACCATCGAGTCTGTGGGGAGCAACGTGCCGCACCTGCAATGCGGGGATCGCGTCGTGGTTACGCTTGTGCGTTCCTGTGGCAATTGTCATTACTGCGATCGCGAGGCACACGTTGCGTGTGAGAGCGAGTTCGCGCTCGACCAATCGTCGCCACTTACCGATGCTGCGGGCCAAGTTCTGGGGCATGGTCTGCGCACCGGGGCTTTTGCGGAAAAGGTGGTCGTGCATGCCTCGCAAGTGGTCCCGATCCCGGCAGATCTCCCCGCCGCTGCGGCAAGCTTGCTGGCTTGTGGCGTTCTCACGGGATGGGGTGCTGTCACCCAGACCGCAAAGATGCCGTCGGGTGCCAGCGCTTTGGTCATCGGCCTCGGTGGTGTCGGACTCAATACCTTGCAGGCGATCCGGCACGTCGGGGGTTCGCCCGCGATGGTCATCGACCCCAGCCCCGCCAAGCGCTCGACCGCCATGAAGTTCGGGGCCACCGCCGCCTCCGACATCGACCAGGCTGCTGCTCGGGCAATGGTGCAAGCCGCAACCGCCGGACGTGGTGCCGAATACGTCTTTGTCACCGCAGGCGCTCCCGGCGCCTTCCAGCAGGGTCTTTCCCTGCTGGCCCCGACCGGAACGCTGGTCATTGTCGGCATGCCGGCCAACGGCGTTGAGGCTTCGATCAGTCCGGGGAATATCGCGGCCGCCGGTCAAAAGATCCTGGGCTCCAAGATGGGCTCGACCGTAATTGCGAGAGACGTCCCACCGCTCGTCGAGGCTTATCGAGAGGGCAGACTCAAACTGGACGAACTCGTTTCCGGGCGATACCCCCTCGCCCAGATCAATGCCGCCATTGAGGACGTCAAAAGCGGCAATGCGATACGCAACGTCATCATCTTTGAACCAACGGCCACAGCCTCAAACGACCAGGGAGAAATCGACCCGTGA
- a CDS encoding aldo/keto reductase yields the protein MPVFEKAFPTSRRRTLQLLALLGLGGGELARSTGALAESAAKAEDLWPKMTYRKLGKTDFEGSRLVFGCGAALMFFDKEDLLQSAYDHGVNVFDVGTSAYYRNAESNLASFAKRHREKIFLISKGLVGIDVQPGDALTPAQCQTAAKNWTKAMNQSLADLGTEHVNAYYIMAGNNVSLIRSDEMRQAFETAKSAGKVDHWGVSTHQNAKAVLEAAAETGAYSLAQIAVTPAGWYDWSTKAVLPGSPPMDALQPTFDKARAAGIGLIGMKAARHMAGKWMGFGPDKPAAFDNYYGKKLMAAPFSGFQRSYAYVLAHGLDAVNADSQSMEHLRENFVAAATSENYFT from the coding sequence ATGCCTGTCTTTGAGAAAGCATTTCCCACAAGTCGACGACGTACGCTGCAACTTCTGGCCCTTCTCGGGCTGGGCGGCGGAGAACTGGCCCGCTCGACCGGCGCACTTGCGGAATCAGCAGCAAAGGCCGAGGATCTATGGCCCAAAATGACCTACCGAAAACTGGGTAAAACCGACTTCGAGGGGAGCCGATTGGTATTCGGTTGCGGGGCGGCGCTGATGTTCTTCGACAAGGAAGACCTTCTCCAATCCGCGTACGATCATGGCGTCAACGTCTTCGATGTCGGTACGAGTGCGTATTACCGGAATGCGGAGAGCAATCTGGCCTCCTTCGCCAAGCGCCATCGCGAGAAGATTTTTCTGATCTCCAAGGGGCTCGTAGGCATCGATGTCCAGCCAGGCGATGCCCTGACCCCGGCCCAGTGTCAGACGGCCGCAAAGAACTGGACGAAGGCCATGAACCAGAGCCTTGCCGACCTCGGCACCGAGCATGTCAATGCATACTACATCATGGCCGGAAACAATGTTTCGCTCATTCGAAGTGACGAAATGCGGCAGGCCTTCGAGACCGCCAAGAGCGCCGGCAAAGTCGATCATTGGGGCGTAAGCACCCATCAGAATGCAAAAGCTGTTCTCGAGGCTGCGGCGGAAACCGGCGCGTATTCCCTGGCGCAAATCGCCGTAACGCCAGCTGGCTGGTACGATTGGAGCACCAAGGCTGTCCTGCCCGGATCGCCACCGATGGATGCGCTGCAACCGACCTTCGACAAGGCACGCGCTGCCGGAATCGGTCTGATCGGGATGAAGGCTGCTCGCCATATGGCTGGCAAGTGGATGGGCTTTGGCCCCGACAAACCTGCGGCCTTCGATAATTACTATGGCAAGAAACTGATGGCAGCACCCTTCTCCGGCTTCCAGCGCAGTTACGCCTATGTGCTCGCACACGGCCTCGATGCCGTAAATGCAGATAGCCAGTCCATGGAGCATCTACGCGAGAACTTCGTCGCCGCAGCTACATCCGAGAATTACTTCACCTGA
- a CDS encoding NAD(P)-dependent oxidoreductase, with translation MDIGFIGLGNVGAKLAGSLLRNGFGLTVRDLDRDQAQPLLDAGADWAESARELAAKVDVIITCLPSPQVSAAVMEEPDGVLAGMQPGSIWLEMSTTDEAEVRRLAEAVRARGATPMDCPVSGGCHRAATGNIAIFAGGERSAFERVLPALTAMGRRILHTGELGSASILKVVTNYLASVNLVSLGEALTVARKSGMDMATTYEAIRISSGNSFVHETESQVILNGSYNINFTMDLVLKDLSLFENVASRAEVPLEISPRVMEIFRDGQARFGARAWSSMIVRRLEEACKTDLRAPGFPEEMTDDEPEEPGYEVKLKGSQRQP, from the coding sequence ATGGACATCGGATTTATCGGCCTCGGCAATGTCGGCGCCAAACTGGCGGGCAGTCTGCTTCGGAACGGATTTGGACTGACCGTCCGCGACCTCGACCGCGACCAAGCCCAGCCTTTGCTCGACGCTGGAGCGGATTGGGCCGAAAGCGCGCGAGAACTCGCCGCCAAGGTCGACGTGATCATTACCTGCCTACCCTCTCCCCAGGTCTCTGCGGCCGTCATGGAGGAACCCGACGGTGTGCTGGCCGGCATGCAGCCAGGAAGTATCTGGCTCGAAATGAGTACGACAGACGAAGCCGAGGTGCGGCGCCTTGCCGAAGCCGTTCGCGCCCGTGGGGCGACCCCGATGGACTGCCCGGTCTCCGGAGGCTGCCATCGCGCGGCCACCGGCAATATCGCTATTTTTGCCGGAGGCGAACGCAGCGCCTTTGAGAGAGTCCTCCCAGCCCTCACCGCAATGGGGCGGCGTATCTTGCACACGGGAGAACTGGGTTCGGCGTCGATTTTAAAAGTCGTCACAAACTATCTCGCTTCCGTGAACCTCGTATCACTCGGGGAAGCACTGACCGTCGCGCGAAAATCCGGCATGGATATGGCGACCACCTACGAAGCGATTCGGATCTCCTCCGGAAACTCTTTTGTCCACGAGACGGAGAGTCAGGTCATCTTGAACGGCAGCTATAATATCAACTTCACCATGGACCTCGTTCTGAAGGATCTGTCGCTTTTTGAGAACGTCGCCTCCCGCGCTGAAGTACCGCTGGAGATTTCGCCTCGGGTTATGGAAATATTCCGCGACGGCCAAGCTCGCTTTGGCGCACGCGCCTGGTCGTCCATGATCGTCAGGCGCCTCGAAGAAGCTTGCAAAACAGACCTGAGAGCGCCCGGATTCCCGGAGGAAATGACGGACGACGAACCCGAGGAACCGGGCTACGAAGTAAAACTCAAAGGAAGTCAGAGACAGCCATGA
- a CDS encoding pyridoxamine 5'-phosphate oxidase family protein, with protein sequence MESTPTPFRTGSLEERLTESWDLLQVAVDDPGHELHLPSIATIDADGHPRSRTVVLRGFDRERLALRIHTDLRSPKCRDIESSPVASWHFYDRSCKLQLRLRTTATIHTDSPAANDAWASATATSRRAYLAPHQPSSPLEQWHPNIPDEYQRTVPPIAATEAGRPNFALIICEIQELDRLDLGYDGHRRSRWRWREGEFHSSEWLAA encoded by the coding sequence TTGGAATCCACGCCAACGCCTTTTCGAACGGGCTCTCTCGAGGAGCGCCTCACTGAGAGCTGGGATCTTCTTCAGGTCGCTGTCGACGATCCGGGCCATGAACTGCATCTACCTTCGATAGCGACCATTGACGCCGACGGGCATCCACGGAGCCGCACGGTTGTCCTCCGGGGCTTCGACCGGGAACGTTTGGCCCTGCGCATCCACACGGACCTTCGCAGTCCCAAGTGCCGTGACATCGAAAGCTCACCCGTCGCCAGTTGGCATTTCTATGATCGAAGCTGCAAGTTGCAGCTTCGGCTTAGGACCACTGCAACCATCCACACCGACAGTCCCGCAGCGAATGACGCTTGGGCCAGTGCGACCGCGACAAGCCGACGCGCCTATCTCGCGCCTCACCAACCGTCGTCACCTCTGGAACAATGGCACCCCAATATCCCCGACGAGTACCAGCGCACGGTCCCCCCTATTGCCGCCACGGAGGCTGGCCGCCCGAACTTCGCTCTGATCATCTGCGAGATTCAGGAACTCGACAGACTGGACCTCGGCTACGATGGGCACCGCCGAAGCCGGTGGCGTTGGAGGGAAGGCGAGTTCCACTCCAGTGAATGGCTGGCCGCCTGA
- a CDS encoding mandelate racemase/muconate lactonizing enzyme family protein has protein sequence MKIVELKTWVVGNPPPHFGGRYFIFLQITTDTGLQGLGEVYAATFGPETIVRMIEDVFARRVLDRDPFQIEKLWRDIYSSGYSQRPDPSLIGVLSGIEMACWDIVGKELGRPVYDLLGGRVRERLRSYTYIYPDAGEGAEFYQDPDRSAVKALEYVDAGFTALKFDPAGPYTIWDGRQPELDAIDRSVEFLRKIREKVGTRADLLFGTHGQFTPSGAIRLARQLEPWDPLWFEEPTPPENPDGMAQVARQTSIPIATGERLTTKYEFARVLQAGAASILQMALGRVGGILEGKKIASMAETYHAQIAPHLYCGPVAGAAGIQLATCTPNFLVLEGIERWDGFHAEILKTPIQWEEGYVIPPTAPGLGIEIDEDVAAAHPYTGDALHLEMAD, from the coding sequence GTGAAGATTGTCGAACTGAAGACATGGGTGGTCGGAAACCCTCCGCCACATTTTGGCGGTCGCTATTTCATCTTCCTCCAAATCACCACGGACACCGGCCTACAGGGTCTCGGCGAGGTCTACGCTGCAACTTTCGGACCTGAGACCATCGTGCGAATGATCGAGGACGTCTTTGCTCGGCGCGTCCTTGATCGGGACCCCTTCCAGATCGAGAAGCTATGGCGAGATATCTACAGTTCCGGATACAGCCAGCGACCGGACCCCTCCCTGATAGGCGTCCTCAGCGGAATCGAGATGGCCTGCTGGGATATCGTGGGTAAAGAATTGGGCCGGCCGGTCTATGATCTACTCGGTGGCCGCGTTCGGGAGCGGCTGCGCAGCTATACCTACATCTATCCGGATGCGGGCGAAGGTGCCGAATTCTATCAGGACCCCGACCGCTCGGCCGTCAAAGCTCTGGAGTATGTCGATGCGGGATTCACCGCGCTCAAGTTCGACCCGGCGGGCCCCTACACCATATGGGATGGACGTCAGCCTGAGCTGGACGCGATCGATCGCTCGGTGGAATTCCTGCGCAAGATTCGCGAGAAGGTGGGGACTCGTGCGGATCTTCTCTTCGGCACTCACGGACAGTTCACCCCGTCCGGAGCTATCCGGCTCGCACGCCAGCTCGAGCCCTGGGATCCACTCTGGTTCGAGGAACCCACGCCACCCGAAAATCCCGACGGCATGGCCCAGGTTGCACGTCAGACCTCCATCCCCATCGCCACCGGCGAAAGACTGACAACGAAATATGAGTTCGCTCGAGTCTTGCAGGCGGGCGCTGCTTCGATTCTCCAAATGGCTCTCGGGCGGGTTGGCGGTATTCTTGAGGGCAAGAAGATCGCTTCAATGGCCGAGACCTATCACGCACAGATAGCGCCCCACCTCTATTGTGGACCGGTCGCCGGGGCCGCCGGAATTCAGCTCGCGACCTGCACACCCAACTTTCTGGTGCTCGAAGGCATCGAGCGCTGGGATGGCTTTCACGCCGAAATCCTGAAGACACCAATCCAGTGGGAGGAAGGATATGTGATCCCACCCACCGCACCGGGCCTTGGCATCGAGATCGACGAAGATGTAGCTGCCGCCCACCCGTACACCGGCGACGCCCTGCACCTCGAGATGGCTGATTAG
- a CDS encoding CocE/NonD family hydrolase: protein MQGGIGFVAIADAVTGEAAVLEDENGISLQSGTVDALGSFVFRGLVQGRLYRVRLSESAGDGVSVRVRAFDEVPPNSFYAEQPLVDGYQYVRMRDGTLLSVMVRPPLGRSFADGPFPTVIEYSGYDPANPDELEATSLLASALGYATVGVNMRGSGCSGGVFDLFDLPTTADGFDIVEIVGRQSWVSGGGVGMVGISFSGISQLSVAGAKPPHLSAILPLSVMSDIYRHPGLPGGIFNRGFANSWLRDRGRDAQPAPGGGQGWARKRVRDGDTDCLNNQKLRLQTQDPIQVIEENPFYDPTLMDARSPRNWVSGIDVPVFLAGAWYDEQTGSGFASMLDDFPRRPDVKFFLLNGVHSSALEPEVLWPWIAFLDLYVGNRVPDPDRFAPFIPVLAAQLMGGGAPTPPVPANVWGGITDREVARREFERLPRVQVLFENGAGTSLPGLPATTFSAGFSFWPPRELRRLRLYFGEGGRLERRRPTRAGGGIDGYWPDPSLRPAQTIPGQGQSASWRIQPNYNWTPLPVDAAVAYRSEVLSESMVLAGTASVDLWLRSSAPDTDLQVTLSEIRSDGMEVYIQSGFLRASHRFSDRRRRTSLDPAPTHLESDAEPLPSGEFDLVRVATLPFAHVVRAGSRIRISISAPGGDRTRWAFDTPETGGLVFNEIARTRRHASRIVLPWIRKIDVPPASFPANSLRGQPSRPSQIVANGG from the coding sequence GGCGTTCGATGAGGTCCCTCCGAATTCCTTTTATGCCGAACAACCTCTCGTCGACGGATACCAATACGTCCGAATGCGCGACGGGACGTTGCTTTCGGTCATGGTGCGGCCCCCGCTGGGGCGTTCTTTTGCCGATGGTCCTTTTCCGACGGTTATCGAGTATTCGGGTTATGACCCCGCGAACCCCGATGAGTTGGAGGCGACCTCACTCCTCGCCTCGGCGTTGGGGTACGCCACGGTTGGTGTGAATATGCGTGGTTCTGGCTGCTCCGGCGGCGTTTTCGACCTTTTCGATCTGCCGACGACAGCCGACGGTTTCGACATCGTGGAAATCGTTGGACGACAAAGTTGGGTTTCTGGTGGGGGGGTCGGCATGGTCGGGATCTCGTTTTCCGGGATCAGCCAACTCTCTGTTGCGGGTGCGAAGCCGCCTCATCTCAGCGCGATCCTCCCGCTTTCCGTGATGTCCGATATATACAGGCATCCGGGGTTGCCGGGCGGCATCTTCAATCGTGGGTTTGCAAATAGTTGGCTGCGAGATCGCGGGCGAGATGCACAGCCGGCGCCCGGTGGGGGGCAGGGCTGGGCGCGCAAGCGCGTTCGAGACGGTGATACCGATTGTCTGAATAACCAGAAACTTCGTTTGCAGACTCAGGACCCGATTCAGGTGATCGAGGAGAACCCTTTTTATGATCCGACCCTGATGGATGCGCGCTCGCCGAGAAATTGGGTTTCCGGGATCGATGTCCCGGTCTTTCTCGCAGGTGCCTGGTACGACGAGCAGACGGGGAGCGGCTTCGCTTCCATGCTGGACGATTTTCCCCGGCGTCCGGACGTGAAGTTCTTCCTCCTCAACGGCGTTCATTCCTCCGCGCTCGAGCCTGAAGTGTTGTGGCCCTGGATAGCCTTCCTGGACCTTTATGTCGGGAACCGCGTCCCGGACCCCGATCGTTTCGCGCCTTTTATTCCCGTCCTTGCAGCGCAACTCATGGGGGGTGGGGCTCCGACGCCACCAGTGCCTGCGAATGTCTGGGGTGGGATCACGGACCGGGAGGTTGCGAGGCGCGAGTTCGAACGGCTGCCGCGTGTTCAGGTTCTGTTCGAGAACGGAGCCGGAACCTCCTTGCCGGGGTTGCCGGCCACGACCTTCTCGGCGGGTTTCTCCTTCTGGCCGCCACGCGAGCTTCGCCGGTTGCGGTTGTATTTTGGAGAAGGAGGTCGCCTCGAGCGCCGACGACCAACGCGTGCCGGCGGAGGGATTGATGGTTATTGGCCGGATCCGAGCTTGCGTCCTGCCCAGACAATTCCCGGACAGGGGCAATCGGCATCCTGGCGGATCCAGCCGAATTATAACTGGACGCCGCTCCCCGTAGACGCGGCCGTTGCCTATCGCTCGGAGGTGCTTTCCGAATCGATGGTCCTGGCCGGCACCGCGAGTGTCGATCTTTGGCTGCGCTCGAGTGCTCCGGATACCGACCTCCAGGTGACCTTGAGTGAGATTCGTTCCGACGGCATGGAGGTCTACATCCAAAGCGGTTTCTTGCGTGCAAGCCATCGTTTCTCGGATCGAAGGCGTCGCACATCGCTGGATCCGGCACCGACCCATCTCGAATCGGACGCAGAGCCGCTCCCCTCGGGCGAATTTGATCTCGTACGCGTGGCTACGTTGCCCTTTGCCCATGTCGTTCGTGCAGGCTCTCGGATTCGGATCAGCATCTCCGCGCCGGGCGGCGACCGAACGCGCTGGGCTTTCGACACTCCGGAGACAGGCGGTTTGGTCTTTAACGAGATCGCTCGGACACGCCGACATGCCTCGCGTATTGTTTTGCCCTGGATTCGCAAAATTGATGTCCCACCCGCGAGCTTTCCAGCGAACTCCCTGCGCGGTCAGCCGTCGCGGCCGAGCCAAATAGTAGCGAATGGTGGCTGA
- a CDS encoding aldehyde dehydrogenase family protein — translation MNTDKFYIDGTWVTPHSQSELDVINPATEGVITRITLGDDEDIDKAVRAARRAFDSFSATSKEDRIALLGRIIETYKTRMEDFSDAIVKEMGAPQALATESQTPSGLGHFEETLRVLQDYNFEETIGSAQIYREPAGVCALITPWNWPLNQIACKVAPALAAGCTMVLKPSEVAPLDALIFAEVLHDAGVPPGVFNLVNGNGPIAGAAMARHPEVDMVSFTGSTRAGVDVAINAAPTVKRVAQELGGKSANIILSDANFEEAITRDMVGMCSNSGQSCNAPTRMLVPNDRMVEAARIAKTAAESVVVGDPLAPGTQIGPVVSDVQWGRIQNLIEAGIAEGATLETGGPGRPAGLPTGYYVRPTVFSHVSNDMRIAREEVFGPVLVLIGYEDDEEAVAIANDTPYGLSGYISGGDSQRALRLAKRIRSGNVHVNGASLGYDAPFGGYGQSGNGREAGRFGLEEFLETKAIVGA, via the coding sequence ATGAACACAGATAAATTCTATATCGACGGCACGTGGGTCACGCCGCATAGTCAATCGGAACTCGACGTCATCAACCCGGCCACCGAGGGTGTCATCACTCGAATCACACTCGGAGACGACGAGGATATCGACAAGGCGGTGCGCGCTGCTCGACGAGCTTTCGACAGCTTCAGCGCGACCAGCAAAGAAGACCGTATCGCACTGCTGGGACGAATCATCGAGACTTACAAGACCCGCATGGAGGATTTCTCGGATGCCATCGTGAAAGAGATGGGCGCACCGCAAGCTCTCGCCACCGAGTCGCAGACCCCTTCGGGTCTCGGACACTTCGAGGAAACTCTTCGGGTGCTGCAAGACTACAACTTCGAAGAGACGATTGGCAGCGCACAGATCTACCGCGAACCTGCAGGCGTTTGTGCCTTGATCACGCCATGGAATTGGCCGTTGAATCAGATTGCGTGCAAGGTGGCGCCGGCGCTGGCTGCGGGGTGTACCATGGTACTCAAGCCATCCGAAGTCGCCCCGTTGGACGCGCTGATCTTCGCCGAAGTCCTGCACGATGCGGGTGTACCCCCGGGGGTTTTCAATCTGGTCAACGGAAACGGACCAATCGCCGGTGCGGCGATGGCCCGGCATCCCGAAGTCGATATGGTCTCGTTTACCGGGTCCACGCGCGCCGGGGTCGACGTCGCTATCAACGCGGCGCCCACCGTCAAGCGTGTCGCACAGGAACTCGGAGGAAAATCGGCGAATATCATCCTTTCCGATGCCAACTTCGAAGAAGCCATCACCAGAGATATGGTCGGCATGTGTTCCAACTCGGGTCAGTCCTGCAACGCGCCTACGCGTATGCTCGTACCGAACGACAGGATGGTCGAGGCCGCTCGAATCGCGAAAACCGCCGCCGAATCGGTGGTCGTCGGCGACCCCCTTGCGCCCGGCACCCAGATCGGTCCTGTGGTCTCGGATGTCCAATGGGGACGGATCCAGAACCTGATCGAAGCCGGCATTGCCGAAGGCGCTACGCTCGAGACCGGAGGGCCGGGGCGCCCCGCCGGTTTGCCCACCGGGTACTATGTGCGCCCCACCGTGTTCTCTCATGTCTCAAACGATATGCGGATCGCCCGTGAGGAAGTCTTCGGGCCCGTACTCGTCCTGATCGGCTACGAAGACGACGAGGAAGCAGTAGCCATTGCCAACGACACTCCCTACGGCCTCTCCGGTTATATCTCCGGAGGAGACTCCCAGCGGGCGCTGCGGCTCGCAAAGCGCATTCGTAGCGGCAATGTCCACGTAAATGGGGCCAGCTTGGGCTACGATGCTCCGTTTGGGGGTTACGGACAGTCCGGCAACGGGCGCGAGGCCGGTCGATTCGGCCTCGAGGAATTCCTCGAGACCAAGGCTATTGTTGGCGCCTGA